The stretch of DNA CTGTTATACGGCCGCGGACACCGCACCCTGGACCGGTTTCGCCTGGATGACGTTTCCAATGAGTACTTGGTTACTACGTATGGCTTCCCCCGGCCATTCATCGACTACCTGGTTGAGCTTCTGGGTGCCAGCCTATCCCGGCCGACTCAGCGATCCCGTGCCATCAGCCCTGAGACTCAGATCATGGCCGCTCTTGGATTTTACACCTCCGGTTCATTCCAGACCCGTATGGGAGACACGATTGGAATCAGCCAGGCTTCCATGAGTCGATGTGTGACCAATGTCACGGACGCCCTGGTGGAGAGAGCCTCGCAGTTCATCTGTTTTCCCCAGGAGGAAGAGTCAGTGCAGAAGCTGAAGGATGACTTTTACGGCCTAGCGGGGGTCCCAGGTGTGCTGGGAGTGGTGGACTGCATGCATGTGACCATTAAAGCCCCTAATGCAGAGGACTTGTCATATATAAACAGGAAGGGCTTGCACTCCTTAAATTGCCTTCTGGTGTGTGACACTCAGGGGGTCCTTCTCTGGGCTGAAACCCACCGACCCGGCAGCACCCAGGATGATATGGTTCTCCACCAGTCCAACCTTTCCTGTCTGTTTGAGACGAAAATGCACAAAGAAGGTTGGATGCTGGGTATGTTCCCATCATGTGTCTGCAGCTATGcatcatataccatatatactgtaACAGCAGCGACCTGATCCAGCGCTGATCCCttctgtttaaccatttaaatgcagctgtcaatcccTAAATGTCACAATAGCTGGTGCATACGGAGCAATTAATGGGCCAACGGGTCACAATGCCAGCTTAGACATAGCTGGGGACCCCCATCGCTGCCCTATTTACCCCTTTGTGATGCCCAGCCTGCCTGGAATTTCCTAGAAAACGTTAATTTAACTATATACTGACTTCAATTAGACAAAGGCAGGATCACGTTCCCTAAGGGGGCtacaaaagaaaagtaaaaaataaataaataaattacacatATAGATAATTTTAGATAATTTTTGTaactaatataaaatatatatagtaaaaaaaTTATGTATGTTTTAGTCAACCACCTTTGCTCAGGTTAACTTGTATGATAAAACccatatttgcaatttttttttttttttacaaagttcagaatttttttttttatacctcagTATAAATAATTGAGTTTGTGATGTATTCTGAGAGATAAGGTTCTCGTATTTTGTCTTAATTAGCGGACGGCGCGCTTCATCTACAGCCGTGGCTAATGACGCCGGTGCAAATCCCCGAGAGCCCCCAGGAGTACAGATACAACATGGCGCACTCCGCCACTCACAGCGTCATGGAGCGCGCTCAGCAGGCGCTTCGTCACCGCTTCCGCTGCCTGGATGGATCGCGCGCCACCTTGCAATACTCCCCCGAGAAGTCGGCGCAGATCATcctggcctgctgcatcctgcacaACATCGCGCTGCAGCACGGCCTGGATATTTGGTGTGATCCTGGAACTTCTGCCATGGAGACTGAAGAGGACTGTAATAACATGGAGGCGGTGGAGACGGAAGCTTATCGAATGAGGCACGAACTAGTCCAGAATCATTTCACCTAGAGAATAAATATCAAATTAAAATACACCTTTACCTATGGAAATATGTGGCTCCTCTTCTTTAttgtccccatgacaacacttcctgtcCTGTCAGATATTTGCCCTGTCATATGGTCATTATGTGCATCCATGTCACCATTCACATCCTGAGAGTAGATATTAATATCAATGCtctagaatgactgataacacctctgtatatagtagataacacaggatccatcattcacaataggtgatatcacaactcacctcctcctcctgtagaatgactgataacacctctatatatagtagatagcacaggatccaccattcacaataggtgatgtcacagctcacctcctactcctgtacaatgactgataacacctctatatacagtagataacacaggatccaccattcacaataggtgatgtcacagctcaccacctcctcctgtacaatgactgataacacctctatatacagcagataatacaggattcaccattcacaataggggatgtcacagctcacctcctcctcctgtacaatgactgataacacctctatatacagtagataacacaggatccaccattcacaatatgtgatgtcacagctcacctcctcctgtataataactgataacacctctatatacagcagataatacaggatccaccattcacaataggtgatgtcacagctcacctcctccccctactGTACAATGACATACcatttctatatacagtagataacacaggatccaccattcacaataggtgatgtcacagctcacctcatcctcctgtacaatgactgatagcacctctatatacagtagataacacaggatccaccattcactataggtgatgtcacagctcacctcctcctcctgtacaatgactgataacacctctatatacagcagataatacaggatccaccattcacaataggtgatgtcacagctcacctcctcctcctgtacaatgactgataacacctctatatacagtagataacaggatccaccattcacaaaaggtgatgtcacagctcacctcctcctcctgtacaatgactgataacatgtctatatacagcagataatacaggatccaccattcacaataggggatgtcacagctcacctcctcctcactgta from Ranitomeya imitator isolate aRanImi1 chromosome 9, aRanImi1.pri, whole genome shotgun sequence encodes:
- the HARBI1 gene encoding putative nuclease HARBI1 → MAIPITVLDCDLLLYGRGHRTLDRFRLDDVSNEYLVTTYGFPRPFIDYLVELLGASLSRPTQRSRAISPETQIMAALGFYTSGSFQTRMGDTIGISQASMSRCVTNVTDALVERASQFICFPQEEESVQKLKDDFYGLAGVPGVLGVVDCMHVTIKAPNAEDLSYINRKGLHSLNCLLVCDTQGVLLWAETHRPGSTQDDMVLHQSNLSCLFETKMHKEGWMLADGALHLQPWLMTPVQIPESPQEYRYNMAHSATHSVMERAQQALRHRFRCLDGSRATLQYSPEKSAQIILACCILHNIALQHGLDIWCDPGTSAMETEEDCNNMEAVETEAYRMRHELVQNHFT